In a single window of the Tellurirhabdus bombi genome:
- the topA gene encoding type I DNA topoisomerase — MPKNLVIVESPAKAKTIEGYLGKDFTVKSSFGHVRDLPKDDMAIDVKNGFRPVYEISPEKRQVISELKKIAKESEEIWLATDDDREGEAISWHLKEALGLRDDTKRIVFREITKTAIQNAIQSPRKIDIDLVNAQQARRILDRLVGFELSPVLWRKIKAGSHALSAGRVQSVAVRLIVERERDVDSFKTKSSYKIAAQFIVDGGKVLQAELPKNFATKDEARAFLEKCREAIFTIRNLETKPAKKSPAPPFTTSTLQQEASRKLSFSVSQTMTLAQKLYEAGKISYMRTDSTSLSQEAIDKAKAEIQSEFGEKYIHTRQYKTKSDSAQEAHEAIRPTDFSTRKASGDRNEQRLYELIWKRAIASQMADAQLERTTATIAISTTPEELIAQGEVIRFDGFLKVYMESTDDEDEESKSMLPPLNIGQSLNLDNLKATEKFTRPAPRYTEASLVKKLEEMGIGRPSTYAPTISTIIKREYVVKQDKAGQERSYNELILKAKQISETVGKETFGSEKSKLFPTNMGIVVNDFLVEFFTDVVDYKFTATVEKDFDEIAGGKLSWQDMIGNFYGGFHAKVTDVAGTTVSLKQAAGVRELGIDPKTGKPVSARMGRYGAYVQIGDANDEEKPQFANLRKDQLIESVSLEDALELFALPREVGFFEDKPMTIGIGKFGPYVKHDDKYVSLTKEDDPYTISAERATELIQQKRAEASSEALGEFEGKLVATGKGRFGPYIKFEDKYISLPKGEFLNNLTLDRAIELILQKRETEANKYIKEFPENPSVKVMKGMYGPYIAIGKRNVKIPKDTDPASLTLEDCLKLGGDTATADKASGEKPEKAKAAKAPAKRASSAAKKAPAKKK; from the coding sequence ATGCCTAAAAACCTGGTAATCGTGGAGTCGCCAGCGAAGGCGAAAACCATAGAAGGCTACCTGGGTAAAGATTTTACCGTTAAGTCGAGCTTCGGTCACGTCCGCGATTTGCCCAAGGATGATATGGCCATCGATGTAAAAAATGGCTTTCGTCCTGTGTATGAAATTTCGCCGGAAAAACGTCAGGTTATTAGCGAATTAAAAAAGATAGCGAAAGAGTCGGAAGAAATTTGGCTCGCCACGGATGACGACCGCGAAGGAGAAGCCATTTCCTGGCACTTGAAAGAAGCACTAGGCTTACGGGACGATACCAAACGGATTGTTTTTCGGGAAATTACAAAAACCGCCATCCAGAACGCTATCCAATCGCCCCGGAAAATTGATATTGATCTGGTGAATGCCCAACAGGCCCGCCGCATCCTAGACCGGCTCGTTGGTTTTGAGCTTTCTCCCGTTTTATGGCGTAAAATCAAAGCCGGAAGCCACGCCCTGTCAGCGGGACGCGTGCAATCGGTGGCGGTACGGCTAATTGTGGAGCGCGAGCGGGACGTTGACTCGTTCAAAACCAAATCAAGCTATAAAATTGCGGCGCAGTTTATCGTCGACGGTGGTAAGGTCTTGCAGGCTGAATTGCCGAAAAACTTTGCCACCAAAGATGAAGCGCGCGCTTTTCTCGAAAAGTGTCGCGAAGCCATCTTCACGATCCGCAACCTCGAAACGAAACCGGCTAAGAAGTCACCAGCTCCGCCGTTTACAACCTCTACGCTTCAGCAGGAAGCGTCGCGGAAACTGTCGTTTTCGGTTTCGCAAACCATGACCCTGGCGCAAAAACTGTACGAAGCCGGTAAGATTTCGTACATGCGTACGGACTCAACGAGTCTTTCGCAGGAAGCCATCGACAAGGCAAAAGCGGAGATTCAGAGCGAGTTTGGCGAAAAATATATCCATACCCGCCAATACAAAACGAAATCAGACTCGGCACAGGAAGCCCACGAAGCCATTCGTCCAACCGATTTCTCGACCCGTAAGGCCAGCGGTGATCGGAATGAGCAGCGGCTTTATGAACTGATCTGGAAACGGGCCATTGCTTCCCAAATGGCGGATGCGCAACTGGAACGCACTACGGCTACTATCGCGATTTCGACTACCCCTGAAGAACTCATTGCGCAGGGTGAAGTGATCCGATTCGACGGGTTCCTGAAGGTATACATGGAATCGACCGACGATGAAGACGAAGAAAGCAAGAGCATGTTGCCCCCGCTTAACATCGGCCAGTCGCTTAATCTGGACAACCTAAAAGCCACCGAGAAGTTTACCCGCCCGGCTCCGCGTTATACTGAAGCCAGTCTGGTGAAGAAACTCGAAGAAATGGGAATTGGTCGGCCATCTACCTATGCACCGACAATTTCTACCATTATCAAGCGGGAATACGTTGTCAAGCAGGATAAAGCTGGTCAGGAAAGAAGTTATAACGAACTCATTCTTAAGGCCAAGCAGATTTCGGAGACCGTTGGCAAAGAAACATTCGGTTCAGAAAAATCCAAGCTCTTCCCTACCAACATGGGAATTGTGGTCAACGATTTTCTGGTTGAGTTTTTCACGGACGTAGTGGATTACAAATTCACGGCAACGGTCGAGAAGGATTTTGACGAGATTGCGGGTGGCAAACTGAGCTGGCAAGACATGATCGGCAATTTTTACGGCGGCTTTCATGCCAAAGTAACGGATGTTGCCGGTACAACTGTCTCTCTGAAACAGGCCGCTGGCGTGCGCGAATTGGGCATTGATCCTAAAACAGGCAAACCTGTCTCCGCCCGCATGGGTCGCTACGGCGCTTACGTGCAGATCGGCGATGCCAACGACGAGGAAAAACCCCAGTTTGCCAACCTGCGGAAAGACCAGCTAATTGAGTCGGTTTCGCTGGAAGATGCGCTGGAATTGTTTGCCTTGCCGCGCGAAGTAGGCTTTTTCGAAGACAAACCCATGACCATTGGCATTGGCAAGTTCGGGCCATACGTCAAGCACGATGACAAATATGTTTCCCTGACCAAAGAGGACGATCCATATACCATTTCCGCTGAGCGGGCCACGGAGCTTATTCAGCAGAAACGCGCTGAGGCATCGAGTGAAGCCTTAGGCGAGTTTGAAGGTAAATTGGTGGCTACGGGCAAGGGACGTTTCGGGCCATACATTAAGTTTGAGGACAAATACATTTCCTTACCTAAGGGTGAATTTCTAAATAATTTGACCCTGGACAGGGCGATTGAACTGATTCTCCAGAAACGCGAAACCGAAGCCAATAAATACATCAAGGAGTTCCCGGAAAACCCCAGCGTGAAAGTCATGAAGGGTATGTATGGGCCTTATATTGCCATTGGTAAACGGAACGTAAAAATTCCGAAAGATACCGATCCGGCTTCCCTGACGCTGGAAGATTGTTTGAAGTTAGGGGGCGATACGGCAACGGCAGACAAAGCTTCCGGCGAAAAACCGGAAAAAGCCAAGGCCGCGAAAGCTCCCGCCAAACGGGCAAGCAGCGCAGCCAAAAAGGCTCCCGCCAAGAAAAAGTAA
- a CDS encoding MarR family winged helix-turn-helix transcriptional regulator has protein sequence MSELLKLENQVCFPVYSLAKEIVNHYRPLLEEMDVTYPQYLVMLVLWEHQEQTVSQIGEKVSLDSGTLTPLLKRLEQKGLVSRVRSSEDERVVQIKLTEQGKALQEKAALVPEQLANSMKASVAELIQLKKLIDQILANIK, from the coding sequence ATGTCTGAACTGCTGAAACTAGAGAACCAGGTTTGCTTCCCGGTGTATTCATTAGCCAAAGAGATCGTGAACCACTACCGACCTTTGCTTGAAGAAATGGATGTGACCTATCCGCAATATCTGGTAATGCTAGTACTCTGGGAACATCAGGAGCAGACCGTTTCCCAGATAGGCGAAAAAGTCAGTCTGGACAGCGGAACACTAACGCCGCTCCTAAAGCGTCTGGAACAGAAAGGCTTGGTAAGTAGAGTAAGAAGCTCGGAAGACGAACGAGTTGTTCAGATAAAATTAACGGAACAGGGAAAAGCTTTGCAGGAAAAAGCAGCTTTAGTTCCCGAACAATTGGCCAACAGCATGAAGGCTTCAGTTGCGGAGCTGATACAACTTAAGAAATTAATAGACCAGATATTAGCCAACATCAAATAA
- a CDS encoding aconitate hydratase gives MAFDLNMIQRVYANLGERVEAARQVVGHPLTLSEKILYAHLHEGVATKAYTRGKDYVDFAPDRVAMQDATAQMALLQFMQAGKPQVAVPSTVHCDHLIQAEVGAAQDLANANNKNKEVYDFLSSISDKYGIGFWKPGAGIIHQVVLENYAFPGGMMIGTDSHTPNAGGLGMIAIGVGGADACDVMAGLSWELKMPKLIGVKLTGKLSGWASAKDVILRVAGILTVKGGTGCIVEYFGEGAESLSATGKATIGNMGAEIGATTSVFAYDEKMADYLKSTERADIATAADAVKQHLRSDDEVYADPAKYYDQLIEINLSELEPHINGPYTPDLAWPLSKFAQAVKENGWPEKLDVGLIGSCTNSSYEDITRAASVAEQAINKNLKTQSEYTVTPGSELVRYTTERDGLLDTFEKIGGVVLANACGPCIGQWARHIDDPNRQNSIITSFNRNFAKRNDGLASTHAFVASPEIVTALAIAGSLTFNPMTDTLKNESGEDVKLEEPKGIELPIKGFAVEDAGYQAPAEDGSSVNVLVSPTSDRLQLLEPFAAWEGTDLTGLKLLIKAKGKCTTDHISMAGPWLKYRGHLDNISNNMLIGAVNFYNEKTNTVKNQLTGELGEVPATQRAYKAAGIGSIVVGDENYGEGSSREHAAMEPRFLGVRAILVKSFARIHETNLKKQGMLALTFADTDDYNDIREDDSIDILGLTEFAPGKPLTIRLNHADGTSEEFLANHTYNETQIEWFKAGSALNLIKLRENA, from the coding sequence ATGGCTTTTGATTTAAACATGATTCAGCGCGTCTACGCCAACCTTGGCGAGCGCGTCGAAGCAGCCCGGCAGGTGGTGGGCCACCCACTGACGCTGTCGGAGAAAATTCTATATGCTCACCTGCACGAAGGCGTAGCGACCAAGGCCTATACCCGCGGTAAAGATTACGTGGATTTCGCCCCGGACCGTGTTGCGATGCAGGATGCTACGGCGCAAATGGCGTTGTTGCAGTTTATGCAGGCTGGCAAGCCACAGGTAGCTGTTCCGTCAACCGTTCACTGCGATCACCTGATCCAGGCAGAAGTGGGTGCGGCGCAGGATTTGGCAAATGCCAACAATAAAAACAAAGAGGTTTACGACTTCTTGTCGTCGATCTCCGATAAATACGGAATTGGTTTCTGGAAACCCGGTGCTGGTATCATCCACCAGGTGGTTCTGGAAAACTACGCTTTCCCCGGCGGAATGATGATTGGTACCGACTCACACACGCCTAACGCGGGTGGTCTGGGTATGATTGCCATTGGCGTTGGTGGAGCAGATGCCTGCGACGTGATGGCCGGTTTGTCCTGGGAGCTGAAAATGCCGAAACTGATCGGTGTGAAGCTGACCGGCAAACTGTCTGGCTGGGCATCGGCAAAAGACGTTATTCTGCGTGTAGCGGGTATCCTGACCGTAAAAGGGGGAACCGGCTGTATCGTTGAATACTTCGGAGAAGGGGCAGAAAGCCTGTCGGCAACGGGTAAAGCAACCATTGGTAATATGGGTGCTGAAATCGGAGCGACCACGTCGGTTTTCGCCTACGATGAGAAAATGGCTGATTACCTGAAAAGCACCGAGCGGGCTGATATCGCCACTGCAGCCGATGCCGTTAAGCAACACCTGCGCTCGGATGACGAAGTATACGCCGATCCGGCAAAATACTACGACCAACTGATCGAGATCAACCTGTCGGAACTAGAGCCGCATATCAACGGTCCTTATACGCCGGATTTGGCTTGGCCGCTCTCTAAATTTGCGCAGGCCGTTAAAGAAAATGGCTGGCCCGAAAAACTGGATGTTGGTCTGATCGGTTCTTGTACGAACTCTTCGTACGAAGACATTACTCGGGCGGCGTCGGTGGCTGAACAGGCGATCAACAAAAACCTGAAAACCCAATCGGAATATACAGTAACACCTGGTTCTGAGCTGGTTCGCTATACAACCGAACGCGACGGCCTGCTGGATACGTTCGAGAAAATCGGTGGCGTTGTATTGGCTAACGCCTGTGGTCCTTGTATCGGACAGTGGGCTCGTCACATCGACGATCCGAATCGCCAGAACTCAATCATCACCTCGTTCAACCGGAACTTCGCGAAACGGAACGACGGTCTGGCTTCGACGCACGCCTTTGTGGCTTCGCCAGAAATCGTGACGGCTTTGGCCATCGCGGGTAGCCTGACGTTCAACCCAATGACGGATACGCTCAAAAATGAGTCGGGCGAGGACGTAAAACTGGAAGAGCCTAAAGGAATCGAATTGCCAATCAAAGGATTTGCGGTAGAAGACGCAGGTTATCAGGCTCCGGCCGAAGATGGTAGCAGCGTTAACGTACTGGTTAGTCCAACGTCGGATCGCTTGCAATTGCTGGAACCGTTTGCTGCCTGGGAAGGCACAGATCTAACGGGTCTGAAGCTGTTGATCAAAGCAAAAGGAAAGTGTACGACCGACCACATTTCGATGGCGGGACCGTGGTTGAAATACCGGGGTCACCTCGACAACATTTCGAATAACATGTTGATTGGAGCGGTTAACTTCTATAACGAAAAAACCAATACCGTAAAGAACCAATTGACGGGCGAACTCGGCGAAGTTCCTGCTACACAGCGGGCTTACAAAGCGGCGGGTATTGGTTCGATTGTGGTTGGGGATGAAAACTACGGTGAAGGTTCTTCGCGTGAACACGCGGCCATGGAGCCACGCTTCCTGGGTGTTCGTGCCATTCTGGTGAAATCTTTCGCCCGGATTCACGAAACAAACCTGAAAAAGCAAGGAATGCTGGCCCTGACATTCGCTGATACGGATGATTACAATGATATTCGTGAAGACGATAGCATTGATATCCTTGGCTTGACAGAGTTTGCTCCTGGTAAGCCTCTGACGATCCGGTTAAACCACGCTGATGGCACAAGCGAAGAGTTCCTGGCGAATCATACGTATAATGAAACGCAGATCGAGTGGTTTAAAGCTGGTTCGGCCCTGAACCTGATCAAACTGCGCGAAAACGCTTAA
- a CDS encoding SIR2 family NAD-dependent protein deacylase — MKKIVVLSGAGISAESGIRTFRDSNGLWEEYRIEDVATPEAWQRNPDLVLEFYNQRRKQALSVEPNAGHYALVKLEEKYDVTIITQNVDNLHEKAGSSNVLHLHGELFKSRSTVDETLVYEMDGWELKRGDLCEKGSQLRPHIVWFGEMVPMIEPAMEISEEADIFIVVGTSLAVYPAAGLIHYVPTSVPIYLVDPNIPEGISRKNITFIPEPATTGLTRLVEQLIS, encoded by the coding sequence ATGAAAAAGATTGTTGTTCTTTCGGGCGCGGGCATTAGCGCAGAAAGTGGAATACGGACCTTTCGGGACTCCAATGGGCTTTGGGAAGAATACCGCATTGAAGATGTGGCCACACCCGAAGCCTGGCAGCGTAATCCTGATCTGGTGCTGGAATTTTACAACCAGCGGCGGAAGCAGGCGCTCAGCGTCGAACCCAACGCGGGTCACTACGCCTTGGTCAAGCTGGAAGAAAAATACGACGTAACCATCATTACGCAAAACGTCGATAACCTGCACGAAAAAGCGGGCTCATCCAACGTGCTTCATCTACACGGCGAATTGTTCAAATCCCGGAGTACGGTGGATGAAACATTGGTGTACGAGATGGATGGCTGGGAACTCAAGCGCGGCGATCTGTGCGAAAAAGGCTCTCAGCTCCGCCCCCACATTGTTTGGTTTGGCGAAATGGTGCCCATGATCGAACCCGCGATGGAGATTTCTGAAGAGGCGGATATTTTCATTGTCGTTGGCACCTCCCTGGCCGTTTATCCCGCCGCTGGCCTGATTCATTATGTACCCACCAGTGTTCCCATTTATCTGGTAGATCCAAATATACCTGAGGGAATAAGCCGGAAAAATATTACTTTCATTCCCGAACCCGCCACGACAGGGCTCACGCGATTAGTGGAGCAACTGATTTCCTGA
- a CDS encoding LytTR family DNA-binding domain-containing protein: MGRIEGVLLVPEALTHLIGASNYTWVYFWNNEKRIVARNLGAFEKSLPLFIRTHKTVLVNPAYIVKVCPPGGSKKPGSIILKNGTELPVSRRRWAVLAEQFSNLANSADSSLVI, translated from the coding sequence ATGGGAAGAATTGAAGGAGTTTTATTAGTTCCAGAAGCCCTTACACATTTAATTGGCGCCAGTAATTACACCTGGGTTTACTTTTGGAACAACGAAAAGCGGATTGTGGCCCGGAATCTAGGGGCATTTGAAAAGAGCCTGCCTTTATTCATTCGAACCCATAAAACGGTATTGGTAAATCCAGCCTACATTGTCAAGGTGTGCCCACCCGGGGGCAGTAAAAAACCCGGTTCCATTATTCTGAAAAATGGGACCGAACTACCGGTTAGCAGACGACGCTGGGCTGTTCTGGCGGAGCAATTTTCAAACCTGGCTAATTCTGCGGATTCATCGTTGGTTATCTAA
- a CDS encoding organic hydroperoxide resistance protein — MKTLYAIEATATGGRNGRVKSENGVIDLEVRHPKALGGANDNYANPEMLFAAGYSACFDSALSRVIKLAKVNAGETTVTAKVGIGQLDNGGFGLEVALHANIPGVSLEEAQALVEKAHEVCPYSNATRGNIDVTLTVSNN; from the coding sequence ATGAAAACATTGTATGCCATTGAAGCCACGGCCACCGGAGGAAGAAACGGGCGCGTAAAAAGCGAAAACGGAGTTATTGATCTGGAAGTAAGACACCCTAAAGCGCTGGGTGGTGCCAATGACAATTACGCAAATCCTGAGATGCTCTTTGCGGCGGGTTATTCGGCTTGCTTCGACAGTGCGCTGAGCCGCGTGATCAAACTAGCAAAGGTGAATGCAGGAGAAACCACTGTAACGGCAAAAGTAGGAATAGGACAACTCGATAATGGCGGGTTTGGTCTGGAAGTGGCCCTGCATGCCAACATTCCCGGGGTTTCGCTGGAAGAAGCACAAGCGTTGGTTGAGAAAGCGCATGAAGTATGCCCGTATTCCAATGCTACTCGGGGAAACATAGACGTTACGCTAACCGTATCGAATAATTAA
- a CDS encoding nitroreductase family protein, protein MSLIKDLNWRHAVKAYDSTKKVSQENIDKVIESARLAPTSSGLQPFRLIVVEDQAIKEKLAAGALNPDCMRDCSHVLIFAAWDRYTEERIDEVYDYTTEERGLPKGRFNSYTSQLKSIYMNQAAEENFAHTARQTYIALGLALAQAAELRVDTTPVEGFDNALVDEVLELRKHNLKSVSLIYVGYANPEKDWVAPMKKVRIPKEEFVLEF, encoded by the coding sequence ATGTCATTAATTAAAGATTTAAACTGGAGGCATGCCGTAAAAGCGTATGACTCCACTAAAAAAGTAAGTCAGGAAAACATCGATAAAGTTATCGAATCAGCGAGACTGGCCCCGACTTCTTCAGGACTTCAGCCGTTCCGGCTTATTGTGGTGGAAGACCAGGCAATTAAAGAAAAATTGGCTGCCGGAGCTTTGAATCCCGATTGCATGCGTGACTGCTCGCATGTTCTCATTTTTGCGGCTTGGGACCGCTATACGGAGGAGCGCATCGATGAGGTGTACGATTATACAACGGAAGAAAGGGGTTTGCCGAAAGGCCGGTTCAACTCATACACCAGCCAGCTGAAATCCATCTACATGAATCAGGCTGCCGAAGAGAATTTCGCCCATACTGCCAGACAGACCTATATTGCTTTAGGTTTGGCTTTGGCTCAGGCCGCGGAACTGCGCGTGGATACGACTCCCGTAGAAGGGTTCGATAACGCCTTGGTAGACGAGGTGCTGGAACTGCGTAAACACAACTTGAAAAGCGTTTCGCTGATCTACGTTGGGTATGCCAATCCAGAAAAAGATTGGGTGGCTCCCATGAAAAAAGTACGGATTCCCAAAGAAGAATTTGTTCTGGAATTTTAA
- a CDS encoding MFS transporter gives MKAVSPSTTLPAQGRGQKPLLSFWQIWNMSFGFLGIQFGFALQNANVSRIFETLGANVDEIPVLWVAAPLTGLIVQPIIGYFSDRTWTRLGRRRPYFLAGAILATGALFLMPNSPVLWVAAVTLWLMDASINISMEPFRAFVGDNLPSAQRTTGFAMQSFFIGLGAVVASALPYIFTNWFGISNEAGQGIIPDSVKWSFYLGGVVFLLAVIWTVATSREYTPEQLTQFEEHGEVVELQHDISQDLYQRTGRRQVRNGLIGFLIGAALTFWFLNQGLDKQLLIFSGMIAVVGLLFIGAGLLQQSGNYRNSFVTIVNDLENMPPTMRQLAVVQFFSWFSLFAMWIYTTAAVTSHIYGTTDTTSKLYNDGADWVGVCFAIYNGIAALVAFGIPVLARWTSRRVAHLICLCAGGLGMLSFYFIHDPNLLLLSMVGVGIAWASILSVPYAMLAGSLPAHKMGYYMGVFNFFITIPQLVAAALLGFIVKVFFNAEPIYALIVGGIAMILAGLLSLRVEDKDDVRVDEIGLK, from the coding sequence ATGAAAGCAGTTTCTCCTTCCACCACTCTCCCGGCCCAAGGGCGCGGCCAAAAGCCACTCCTGAGCTTCTGGCAAATCTGGAACATGAGTTTCGGATTTTTAGGCATTCAATTTGGCTTTGCCCTTCAGAATGCCAACGTAAGCCGGATCTTTGAAACCCTCGGTGCCAATGTGGACGAAATTCCTGTTTTATGGGTAGCCGCTCCCTTGACCGGCCTGATTGTCCAGCCGATTATTGGCTATTTCAGCGACCGCACCTGGACCCGCCTGGGTCGCCGGCGGCCTTACTTTCTGGCGGGTGCTATTCTGGCTACGGGTGCTCTTTTTCTGATGCCCAATTCGCCCGTGCTCTGGGTGGCGGCGGTAACCCTCTGGCTCATGGACGCTTCCATTAATATTTCGATGGAGCCGTTTCGGGCTTTTGTGGGTGACAACCTGCCCTCGGCCCAACGCACAACGGGCTTTGCCATGCAGAGTTTCTTTATTGGTCTTGGCGCTGTTGTCGCCTCCGCGTTGCCTTACATCTTCACGAACTGGTTCGGCATCTCAAACGAAGCGGGCCAAGGAATCATCCCCGATTCCGTAAAATGGTCCTTTTACTTGGGAGGAGTCGTGTTTCTGTTGGCCGTTATCTGGACCGTAGCGACTTCCAGGGAATACACCCCGGAACAGTTGACTCAATTTGAAGAACACGGGGAAGTAGTTGAATTACAGCACGACATTAGTCAAGACCTTTATCAACGTACAGGTCGCCGCCAAGTTCGCAACGGTTTGATTGGCTTCCTCATCGGGGCAGCCTTGACCTTTTGGTTTCTCAACCAGGGGCTCGACAAGCAATTACTGATTTTTTCGGGAATGATTGCGGTCGTTGGGTTGCTGTTTATTGGCGCAGGTTTATTGCAGCAGAGCGGGAATTACCGCAACAGTTTCGTTACCATTGTCAACGATTTGGAAAATATGCCGCCCACCATGCGTCAATTGGCCGTGGTGCAATTTTTCTCCTGGTTTTCGCTTTTCGCCATGTGGATTTATACCACCGCCGCCGTTACCAGTCATATTTACGGAACAACCGATACCACCTCCAAGCTCTACAACGACGGTGCCGACTGGGTGGGCGTTTGCTTCGCCATTTACAACGGAATTGCCGCACTAGTCGCTTTTGGAATACCCGTCCTGGCGCGTTGGACCAGCCGCCGCGTAGCCCACTTGATTTGCCTGTGTGCGGGCGGTTTGGGTATGCTTTCTTTCTATTTTATCCACGATCCAAACCTGTTGCTGCTATCGATGGTTGGCGTAGGCATCGCCTGGGCCAGCATTCTTTCCGTTCCGTACGCCATGCTGGCGGGTAGCCTGCCAGCGCATAAAATGGGGTATTATATGGGCGTATTTAACTTTTTCATTACCATTCCGCAACTGGTAGCCGCGGCTTTACTTGGATTTATCGTCAAGGTTTTTTTCAATGCGGAACCCATTTATGCTTTGATTGTTGGAGGAATTGCCATGATTCTGGCGGGCTTGCTCAGCCTGCGGGTTGAGGATAAAGACGATGTGCGGGTAGACGAAATTGGACTGAAATAA
- a CDS encoding ATP-binding protein: MWTFSKHKEWEALANQYPEIRDMHGVPQDARHHAEGDVATHTQLVLKELTNALEYQHLAAEDQEILWTAALLHDVEKRSTTLIEADGSITSRGHARRGETTVRQLLYRNRPTPFAIREQIANLVRYHDVPFWIFDKQDFLKTLLQVSLEVNTEWLAMLARANARGRISANQTELLRRIDLFEACCRENQCWGVPRTFSSGLSRFWFFHTDTTDPNYEPADDSVCEVILMSGLPGAGKDTYINRHLADWHMISLDGYRRKLNIDPTDQEGNSYVVYLAKEEAKSLLRKQISFVWNATNLTRLTRQQLIDLFVPYGARIRLIYLEVPYQRLLHQNRNREYVVPRAAHQRMISRLEAPAIWEAHSVQYELH, translated from the coding sequence ATGTGGACATTTTCAAAACACAAAGAATGGGAGGCGTTAGCGAATCAGTATCCTGAAATCCGCGACATGCACGGAGTTCCGCAGGACGCCCGTCACCACGCTGAAGGCGATGTGGCTACGCATACGCAACTGGTCCTGAAAGAGCTGACAAACGCTCTGGAATATCAGCATCTGGCGGCCGAAGACCAGGAAATTCTCTGGACAGCTGCTCTGTTGCACGATGTCGAAAAGCGTTCAACGACCCTGATTGAAGCCGATGGCTCGATCACCTCGCGAGGCCATGCGCGACGCGGCGAAACAACCGTCCGGCAGCTTCTTTATCGCAATCGCCCTACCCCGTTTGCCATCCGGGAGCAAATTGCCAACCTGGTGCGCTACCACGACGTGCCGTTCTGGATTTTTGACAAACAGGACTTCTTGAAAACCTTGTTACAGGTAAGCCTGGAAGTCAATACGGAATGGCTGGCGATGCTGGCCCGTGCCAACGCGCGGGGCCGAATTAGTGCCAATCAAACCGAGCTACTGCGCCGAATTGACCTCTTCGAGGCTTGTTGCCGTGAAAATCAATGCTGGGGCGTTCCCCGTACTTTTTCGTCTGGATTAAGCCGTTTCTGGTTTTTTCACACAGACACCACCGACCCGAATTACGAGCCAGCCGACGATTCCGTTTGCGAAGTGATTTTGATGTCGGGTTTGCCCGGAGCAGGCAAGGACACATACATTAATCGTCACCTGGCCGATTGGCACATGATTAGTCTGGATGGCTATCGCCGTAAACTTAACATTGACCCAACCGACCAGGAAGGCAACAGCTATGTAGTCTATCTTGCCAAAGAAGAGGCAAAATCCCTGCTACGCAAACAAATCTCTTTTGTCTGGAATGCCACCAACCTCACGCGGCTGACCCGGCAGCAACTCATTGATTTATTTGTCCCTTACGGCGCCCGAATCCGGCTGATTTACCTGGAAGTACCGTATCAACGCTTGCTCCATCAGAATCGCAATCGGGAATATGTGGTTCCTCGGGCGGCGCACCAGCGAATGATTTCCCGGCTGGAAGCTCCTGCCATTTGGGAAGCCCATTCTGTTCAGTACGAACTCCATTAG